From Juglans regia cultivar Chandler chromosome 9, Walnut 2.0, whole genome shotgun sequence:
ATGAGATTTCTTGTTCAAAGTAATGGAAGTACTCAGATACAGTGCTACATGGATTAATCTCATAAAGTAATGTATAATGACATCGTCCTTCTCTATAATCATAAATGGAAGTCCTAGGGGTTTCTTTAAAGCATAGAGAGGACTCAGACCAGGGAATccaatttcactttttttattcacaCTATGCACTGAAGTTTTTATCTAGATTGATTTCTAAATCAGAAGTACCAGGTAACTTCGATGGTATTTGAATAAGCAGAAGCTACCCCctgatttctcatttattatttgcagatgatctCATAGTCTTTGGGAAAGCAAATGAGTGAAATGCTAAATCATTATTTGAAAACATTGGCAAATACATGACATGGTCAGGACAACGAATCAACCTCAATAAATCTTCCATCTTCATAACAAGGAATACGACTTTGGCAACAAAGACATTGATCACTCAAATACTGCCATATAGACATCCtcaacatgcatgaaatatcTAGGTCTTCATACCTCCTTCTCTAGAGGAAAAATTGAGGGGTTCAAAGAACTCATGGTAAAAATCAATATCAAACTAGAAGGCTGGAATCATTGCAAATAATCCTTGGGGTTGGGATGTTGAGAAAATGGTTACATTGTTTGATCAAGAAAGTATTGAACACATAAAAAAAGTTCATCTTGCCCAAAACAACCAAAGAAGTGACAAGTTGATATGGATCCCAAATCACAATGGGAAATTCTCAATCAATACAGCATATCACATGGCGGCAAAAGATGCAGAGATTATAGTGCCTCAAGACTTCCCAGATTCTAGCTTCAAAAAACTATGGAGATTAAAAATACATGATCGTCACTAGCTCTTACTTTGGAAAGCTGTATGGGATATCCTCTCTACCAAGGCTCAGCTACTCAGAATAATTCTGAATCTAGAAGAGGAAAACTGCCCAATATGCAATCAAGTAAAAGAAACATTGCTTCATCTCTTTGTGGAATGCCTTGTTGTTAGAATCTTGTGGAAATTTAGCAGCTGGCCTATAAATCTGGCATCACTCCTCATCACAACAATGCGAGAATGGATAAAGTTGACACTAGCGTTTGGGTAACGAAAATACCTCagcactttccaagtattctcgtactattagaaatatttcacatgccaaacaacttaaaatactctcaataggacccacaaacacacttcaatctctactcataactattcacaaacattctataatatttattattattatatataaataaaaataaaatcactataatatttatcactattatatataaataaaaaataaaatcaataatatttatcactattaaataaaaataaaaaataaaatcaataatatttatcgccactatatataaataaaaaataaaatcactataatatttatcactattaaatataaataaaaataaaaatcactataatatttatcactattatatataaataaaaaatgaaatcactataatatttatcactattatatataaataaaaaataaaatcactataatatttatcactattatatataaataaaaaataaaatcactatagtatataaatataaaataaaataaaatcaatataatatataaataaaaaataaaatcactataatatataataaaaaataaaatcactataatatttatcactattatatataattaaaaaataaaatcactataatatataaataaaaaataactttactataatatttatcactattatatatatgaaaataaaattattataatatttatcactattatatataaattaaaaataaaatcattataatatttatcattattatatataaaaataaaataaaatcactacaatatttattaacataaaaaaatcactacaatatttattattaaaaataaaatcactataatatttatgggacccacacctttttcaactacctatccaaaagtcaacaactcaacatactttacactttcaaacaactcaaaatattctcaatgggacccacaagctcactccaatctctactcataactattcacaaatattttcaacacttctcaagtattctcactatccaaacgtacaCTAAATTCAGCTCCCAAACTTGGATTAATTGAAGTAGAAGTTCatcattttcaactttttgcAGAAATTGCTATGGATTTCATTTTGAGAAAGAGGAATGATATCATTCACAATGAGCATCCTCAACATTAGAAAAGGATTATCTCTAGCTAAACACTATATATCAAGCTTACAAGCAAGCATGGAAACAGAAGACAAAGAATATTCTCAAAAAAAGCTGGATCAAACCTCAGCCTCACCATTAGAGCTTCTCTTTTGATGTAGCAATTCGGGAATCTTTTTCAACCATGTTAGCCATATGTAGGGATTCAGAAGAAAGTATTATAGAGGTATGGACCTCTAAAATCCGAAGCATCAATCCCACTTTTGCAGAGGCCTCAGCAGCTCTTCTGGCAACACAAATGACAAATCATTTACAAAAAAGTCGATCAATTTTGGAAGGAGAAGTGCAAATGGTAATAGATGCCATAACAAAGGAATCACCTTCACCTTAATGGCAACTAGCACCGATTACGATATCAACAAAATTCTCTATTCCTTGATAAATTAGAAGATCTGGAAAATAAACTGATTTTAGAATCAGTGTGCACACTCTGTGGCACAATGGATAGCGACTGAAATGAATTTTGGTCGAATACctcttattaatatttctaattgttttctatatatagatagtggAAATTATCTTCCCTGAATAAtgcaatatctttttttattaatttatataatgcATGCttaatgagaaaagaaaaaaaaaaaagagaaaggtaAATTGGAATctgaaattaatataatattaaaatagtaaCCTTTTCGTCACCATCGGATTGTGGACGGTGgggatttttaattttctgtcaTTTTGCCATTTTTGCGGCGAGAAAATGCCAGAATTAATATGCCGTTATAGCTCCACATGCACCTGTACCCAaacttaggctgtgtttgggtgaccaagtgtcctcaacacttttcaagtattctcgtacttttgaaaatatttcacatatcaaacaatttaaaatactctcaatgagacccacaaactcacttcaatctctactcataactattcacaaacattctataatacttatcactattatatataaataaaaaataaaatcactataatatttataactattaaatataaataaaaaaatcgttataatatataaataaataaaatcactataatatataaataaaaaataaaatcactataatatataaataaaaaatatttatcactattatatataaataaaaaataaaatcactataatatttatcactattaaatataaataaaaaaatcattataatatataaataataaaaaatcactataatatataaacaaaaaaatatttatcactattatatataaataaaaaataaaatctctataatatataaataaaaaataaaatcactataatatataaataaaaaataaaatcactataatatataaataaaaaatatttatcactattatatataaataaaaaataaaatcactataatatataaataaaaaataaaatcactataatatataaataaaaaataaaatcactataatatataaataaaaaatatttataactattatatataaataaaaaataaaatcgctataatatataaataaaaaataaaatcactataatatataaataaaaaataaaatcactataatatttatcactattaaatataaataaaaaaataaaatcattataatatataaataataaataaaatcactataatatataaataataaataaaatcactataatatataaataaaaaatatttatcactattatatataaataaaaaataaaatcattataatatataaataaaaaataaaatcactataatatataaataaaaaataaaatcactattatatataaataaaaaataaactactataatatttatcactattatatataaattaaaaataaaatcactataatatataaataaaaaataacattactataatatttataactattatatatctaaataaaatcattataatatttatcacaattatatataaattaaaaataaaatcattatactatttatcattattatatataaaagtaaaataaaattactacaatatttattaatattaaaaaatcactataataaaatcattataatatttattactaaaaataaaatcactataatatttatgggacccacatatttatcaactacttactcaaaagtcaacaactcaacatacttcacacatctaaacaactcaaaatcctctcaatgggacccacaaactcactccaatctctactcataactattcacaaacattctcaacacttctcaatacttttcaacacccaaacgtacccttaattTATGTGGAATGTCAGTGGCGCCAACCATGATGCCATTATATCCTGCCACGTATACAACAACTCGCCGTTGCCATTATATCCTGCCATGTTTTCATCAGCCCGCTGTTGTCATCAGCCGTTGCACACCCTACATGACACCTATTCGCTCTCTCCCCCATCAAAATTGAGTTATGCACGTACAATCCTTTTTAGATATTGTTTAAGCACTTTAAATTGatcaaaatagtaaaaaaaagttatataataGAGTGTGTAAAGaatatatacatttttaatttgacatattaatagtgtataaaaaatatgcagttaattatattaataaaatgtataaaaaataagtaaaaatgattacacatcaaatttttaattgaaatttggCACCTCGCTTTGAAAACAAGTTACAAGTCAGTTTTTCTGGTCCTTTTTTCTCTGTTCTTTCCATTTTTATCttgtattttttgggtttttctttcCTTATACTTTTGATAAAAGGACATTTTAGCATCCACGTGGAATGatcattttttcttaaagaaaaattatttaatataaaaataaatttataaattcacgtgatttaatataatattttaatttataaaattattataattttataaattgacataatatattaaattataaaattatattttattataaaataaatctaataaattataaaaaataacgtcaatttatgagtttatttttataaaatcatttgtaGTCCAAAACTTTCTCTTACTCAATAACCCTTAGATTTGACCTTGATTAATATTGGATTTGTGGTGATCAAAAGGAATTTgtctttatgtttttcttttataataagaaAGAGAGTGAGGCTTTAGAAGAgtcataaaattcttatttgattttatttcatctcatcacatcttatttcgaaatataatttaaatataaaattttcaaactaatcattataactttttaaaattaattattataattatttcaaatatttaaataaaaaacataaaacaatttcaaccttttcaaatctaaaataaaaataatattataaaattatattcttataatattttaactttataatattttttatttaattttttctctctcatttatcaaaactcaaaaaatatttaattcaaattatttcactactatttataaattatcttattactattcataaaatttttatatcatctcacTTTCTAAACGAGACCTAACTCtctcatgaaaaaataaaatatagtatatagtatttctattaaaatgttaggaaaaaaaatcattttttgtcatttcaaTTTTAGAATCAAttgaataaaaaacaatttaaaataagcTCTTAGATCTTTTGGGGGAACCCAGACCAAGAAAAAGTCACAGGTGTAAGGAGGTGAATGAATTGACAGAGTGAACCGTTCTTTAAACTACCTTTGCCTTTGGTCCATGGAACCGGACCCGGTGTGAGCCCCACCACTTCGAATATCCGAATACCAAACCGAATTTCACTCGGAGTTGCAGTTGGGTTCAGttgtttgcttttctttttcgtttcgAACAAGTTTTACTAATGTGGGGTCCACTCTCCGACGTAAACCCTCCGTTTTCTCTTTCTATAAATACCCCGCCAAAACCTCTTCCCACTTGTTTGATCAGGACTCACCagtcctttctccctctctagAGCTTTATCTTTCTCCTTTGTTTCGAAATGAGCCAGATTGTGTACAGATCAACTGCCATGGAGTCTAACCGAGCTACGGACTCGGAGACTATCAAGTTTCTCTGTAGCTATGGCGGAAAGATCCTCCCTCGCTCTACCGACGGCAACCTTCGCTATGTCGGCGGTCTCACCCGTGTCCTCGCCGTCGATCGCTCTATTTCCCATGCAGGTTCGTGTCTTTGGATTCTTGCAACTCGTGTTTTGATTCGATTGCACGGAAATCGTTCTGTTTTCCTTGAATCTATTTGTTGAGGCTTTTTGGTTTGGAATTTTACAGAGTTAATGGTTAAGATCGGTGAGTTCTGTGGCTATTCCGTTACTCTGAGGTGTCAGTTACCGAGCGGAGATTTGGAAACCCTAGTTTCAATCACCTCCGATGAAGATTTGGccaatattattgaagaatacGATCGAGCTTCGTCGTCGATGTCCCATCCTCCGAAAATCAGAGCTATTCTTTCGCCGCCGAAATCTCTCAAGAAAATCTCCCCTCCTCCATCGTCTACTCCCAGCGACGTCGATTCCTATGCGTACGGATCTCCGTTCGTATCGGCCGGTTTGTTGAAGAACTCGGTGGCATATCACCCCGTCCCGCGTACTCGGAATTGCTCCGAAAATGCTTATCTCTATAATTGCCATATCCAGGAAAACCCTAGAGTTCTGTATCCGTATTCCTGGGGTGTTCCTCGCTGCAATCACTTGCGCCGGGGCCCCAAAATATAGACACATATCAAGGAAATTACACACAAAGCAAAGATAAATTGAGGGGTGTCAGAAAAATTAGtacaatacattaaaaaaataagaagaggtGAGTGTATATACCTGAATTAAATGTCGTGATTTTGATCGGATTTTGAAGGATTTTTTCAATGAGTTCTTACAAGATGGCGATGATCAATGAATCTgtgtatttgaattttgttcAAAGTTATGTACATATTattgatgttttaatttttttaaagttataacgagtttcttttaatttatgagCTAGTCtgtatataatttctaaataaaaaatatttatataaatttatatagttatatttaacaaaaatttaaaattataataatattatttttaaaataattttttttcttttattataaattatcaataaaactaCACGTGCAGTCCTCTATTTaggattgtaaataaaatttttcttcttttatgtattaacatattatcttgagataaatatatttgaatggaaaaaatgagaaatatatatatgttttaataaaaataattattttttataagttaatttataaaattacttttcaatTACGAAGTCGCAATATTGAATTATTTCAGAAATTTGAGACTTATTTAGATTCTGCATTTTATTCAGTCTGTCAAGACCTAAATGCAAACCTCTACTACTGTCTCATAAGTGATTAGAGTCATCtcactaattttgaaaaatatatatatatatatatatacacaaaaatttatatatattggtatatcaattaaaataatgatacacctacaatttttttaaaatcattttataacttatgtttaaataatcaataaaatcaggcaattgtattaaaaataaaatttaatattacaaaattacccTCCATTTTAATATTTCAGTCGGCTTTGTGGCTAACACGCTTGTAAGTCCTTTGTTGTGTGGGGTCTGAATAATTTTCTCAGCTT
This genomic window contains:
- the LOC108981452 gene encoding uncharacterized protein LOC108981452, whose translation is MSQIVYRSTAMESNRATDSETIKFLCSYGGKILPRSTDGNLRYVGGLTRVLAVDRSISHAELMVKIGEFCGYSVTLRCQLPSGDLETLVSITSDEDLANIIEEYDRASSSMSHPPKIRAILSPPKSLKKISPPPSSTPSDVDSYAYGSPFVSAGLLKNSVAYHPVPRTRNCSENAYLYNCHIQENPRVLYPYSWGVPRCNHLRRGPKI